A region of the Fusobacteria bacterium ZRK30 genome:
TTTTGTTTACCGCTTTATAAAATTCACATCTCTTTATCTTACTAAAAATAGTCCCTTTAGGGAAAGTTCTCCTTAATAAATCGTTTGTATTCTCATTTGTTCCTCTCTCCCATGAGTGATAAGGGTTAGCAAAATAAGCTTTAATACCTAATGCTTCCTCTAATTCTTTAAATTTAGAGAATTCTTTCCCGTTATCCGATGTAAATGTTTTTATGTATTCTTTAGGTATATATTTAAAATTCTCTATTGTTGCCTCATTAAAAGTATCTGATTTTCTATTAATCATTAGCTCCGCTACAAGATATCTTGATTTCCTATCAACATAAGTCATCATAGCACCTTTTTTCCTGCGCCAACGATAGTATCGCTTTCAAAATGACCAATCTCACTTCTATCATTCGCTTCTTCAGACCTTTCTTCTATCATCTTTTTATTAGGGATTTTACCCCTTGTTTCTTTCAATCCTCTAGGCTTTTGTTTGCCTTTTCTAGTTAAAAGGTATTTAGTACTCTCCGTAAGAAAATCAAGATATATTGCTCTATAAATTGTTTTAAATGAAATAGAATATTGGTTGTCTAATTTAGCTCTTCCTGATATTTGTTCTGGACTCCAACCTGATTCTAACTTTTCTTGAATATCTACCAAAAGGATCGAATCTCTTAATTTGTGCTTTCTTCCACAAAGTTGTTTTCTTTTTTTGTATAAAAACTGGGCTTTATTAGGAGTGTACTCACCATCAACTGAATTTCTATTAATTTCTCTATAAATACTAACTCTATTTTTCTTTAATTTAGCTGCAATAAAACTAATTGATTTTTTTTGCGCTAAAAATTTAAATATACTTTCTCTTTCTTCAATGGTAAAATGTTTATGATTCATAAATACTCCTTTAATGTTTGGTCGCACTTACATTATACCAAGGAAATATTTATGAATTTTTTTGTTGCATTTAATTATACAATTCAAGAGGTAAAAAAAAAAATAAAATAAAGGAAATTTTTTTTTTTTGAGAAGATGGTATATAGTTGTAATTTTAAATCGAGGAGGGATTGGTATGAGAAGAATGAAAAAAGGATTTACATTGATAGAACTATTAGTGGTAATCGCAATAATCGGGATATTAGCGACAACTCTAGCACCAAAGTTAAGAGAACAGTTAGCCAAGGCTAAGGACTCAAAAGCGGTGGCATTACTGGGAGCAGCAAGGACAGCAGGGCAAGTAGCATTTATGGATGAAATGGTAAAAAATGATACAGGAACTATAACTGTGACAATGGGGGGGATAAAAGCTAAACTAGATACAAAAGCAAATGATATGTTCGGTACAGATGATATATTAACAGTAGGAGGATCAAGGGCTTCAGAATCAGCTAGTATAGATTATGATAATAATAAAATTGCTTTAGCAATAACAATGAATGATGATGTTTCAGTAGATTTTACAACGACAGGAACAAGTGTAACAGTTGGAAGTCATAGTGTGGAAGATAAAGAGTGGGTTAAATACTAAATTAAGTTGTTATATTTAATTTCTTATTCTTGTGTTTCGGGTTAAAGTTAGAGGAAGTGAAATTAAGTGAGATAAAATTGAATGGAAAATATTTAAAGGGTTTGAGAAATATCTCAAACTCTTTTTTATTTCCTGGGTAATAAAAAAATCTCCTTTTTATTAGTATTTATTTATAGTATTATAATAGTATGAATATAACTAAGTATTATGGTGGAGAGTATGAAAAAATTAAAGCAAGGATTTACTCTGATAGAGCTGTTGGTAGTGATAGCTGTAATTGGTATTTTAGCAACAACGTTGGCACCTAAACTAAGGGAGCAATTGGCTAAGGGAAAGGATGCAAAGGTAATAGCAGCTTTAGGAACAGGAAGAACAGCGATAAGCACAATATCTTTTGAGAAGATGGTAAATACTGATACAAATAATATTACAATAACCTATGATGAATTCAGAGATAGGTTAGATAAAAAAAGCAGAAAAATATTTAAAGAGGACGATGGAGATATATGGGTAGGAGGATCAAGAAAGGATCCGAAGACAGATCCTAATTCACCTATTAAATATAATATGAATTTAACCCTGTCCCATGTATATAAAAATAATGAACAGGGAGAACAATCATTTAATAAAACATTGCCTATGATAATAGATGATGATGAGACATTGCTATTTTTATCTCCAAGGGCAACTCCAAATGGATATGTTTACAGTATAGAAGGAAAAAAATGGATTGATTATTAAAAAAGGAATTGAGGCAGCTGCCTCAATTCCTTTTTTTTTTTAAAACCCTAAACTATCCAGGATCTTTTCTCCTAATTTTCTATTTTTACCTTTATATGGGTAGCAGTGAATGTGGATAGCGGGATTAAAGTTGATCTCGATTATCCCGTGATTACTGTCATTTGGAATCTCTTTTATGTCTTTTATCATCATATCCACACCGCAGATAGTAGCATCTGCAGCTTTAGCTGAGTCTATGGCAATCTGCTTATATTCATCCAAAATATCATCGGTGAAATCGATACTGTCTCCCCCAGTGCTGATATTTGAGTTCTCTCTGAGGTATATAGTTTCAGCTTTTTTCGGTATATAGTCAAAGTTTAAATTTTGACTTGCTAAAAATGTCTCCTCAGCTTCTCCTAGATTTATCTTTTGCAGGGGTTTTTTATAACCTGTTCCCCTTAAAACATCTTTATTTTTTTCTTCCACCAATGTTTTGATAGAGTGTTTTCCGTCTCCTACAACATTTGCCGGGACCCTGTGAAGGATTCCTACAACTTTATCCTTTAATACAAAGATTCTATATTCCTTCCCCTCTATAAATTCCTCTATCAGGATAGAATCATCCTCTCCAAAGGCAAAATTTAGGGCAGTTTTATAATCTGTCAAAGTAAATTCCTTGGGAAGGATTGTTATCCCCAATCCAAAATTAGTGGAGTTAGGTTTGACAACTGTTTTAGTGCCCTGATATCTATAAAAGTCATCTATAGCATCCTGTGAATTGGTATAATATCCTCCTTTAGGAACTTTTATCTGATTCTTTTCCAATATCTTTTTAGTCACCAATTTATTTTCCATGATGAGGACAGTGCTATATGAATCTAAGGAAGTTTTAGTAGCCTGGACTATATATTCTGTCTTTCCACCCTTAGTCAGTGAGATAAAATTTTCCTTTCGATCTAAGATCTCAAATTTAACCCCTCTTTTAATAGCATCTTTAAGTAAAATTTGGGTAGAAAGCTCTAAATCTTCATACCCTTTTAGAGAGAAGTTATCGATCTGGCTTTCTTTATAGTATTTTTTAGCTAAATTCAGGTTGAAATCTATAAATCCTTCCTCCCTGATCCCCCTTTCGATTTGACTCGAGATAAGAAGATCGGTATTGTGGAATGATTCCAAGGCCTCTCTGAGAGTATTTGAATAATTTAAATTGGAAATTTTTAAGTTCTCTACAATCATTTCAATCTTTGAAATAATGTCTAATCCTAAATCCTTTAAAAATTTAAATTCTCCTCCATCAAATAATTCCAGATCCACCTTTCTGCCATAGTGGGCTACGAGGTCATGATTTTTATTTCCTTCCCACATCTCTTTTTCTGTGAGACTGTCTTCATCTGTAAATAGGCAGAACAATAGGAATAGGTGTACAAAGTACAGCTGATCTATGGAAATTCCTGTTTTTATCATGGGGTTTAGGTCTAATAACCGGACTTCTAAATATTCAATTCCATCTTCTTCGATGGATTTCAATAAGTTTGTATTGTCTTTAGCTTTTAATCTGATAGGGCTGTAGTATTCCTTTTCACTGATTAATTTTTCCTGAGAGATCAATTTTTTGATATTTTCTACATATTCTGCTCTGGAATTGTAAGGAATATTGAATACTTCCTTATTTTTATACCCGCACATCCCGTTTCTAAAAGAGTTACCTGAGGTATAGGAGAATGAATCGGGAGCTACTTCGTCTAACATATCCACACATTTTCTACTATACGTACCATGGATACTTGGGTTAGCTCCAAATAAGTATATAAGGATCCATCTGTACTTAAAGAAATTTCTCGAAATCTTTAGATAGATCTCATCTTTGAATAATTTAAAATCAGAACTTTCAGACTCTTTGTATAATAGATCTAAAAATTCATCTTTAAAGGAAAAATTATAGTGGATTCCCGATAAAAGCTGCTTTTGTTTACCATATTTTTGCGAGAGATAATCTCTGTATTTTTGAGCCCGATTCCCTTCACAGGTTTCTTCAAATGTAGAAACGGGAATATCCTCCTCGTCTGGGAGCGATGGAGGAGTGCTTTGAGGCCAGAGATACTCGTCTTTTAGTTCAAGACTCACAATATCGTGTAAACTATCTAAAAAATTATAAGTTTCCTCGATGGTATCCATAGAGGGAGTGATCATCTCTACCTGACTCTCGGAAAAATCAGTTGTAATATATGGATTTTTTAATTTATTTCCAAAAATATCAGGGTGTTTTGTCATAGCAAGATGACCGCTAGAATCTACCCTGACATTTTCCTTTTCTATCCCAAAATTGCATCTAGTTAAAAATCTATTTAATTTTTTATCATTTATAATATCCATTAATTTTTTCATTTCTGCCCTCCCTCTTTTTTATACTGTCTAGATTTTGATTGTTTTTAATTATTTATGCTATTTTTAATTTGTGACTAAAGTTTTTTCTTCTTTAAATCTTTTTAAATGGATCATAAACCAAATTGGAAGAGCTATCCCTTTGAAAATACTACTTATAGTAATACTCCACCAAATACCATTTAATTCTAACACTGTGGCAGATAATAGGAGAGCCATAGGTATACGAGCTCCTGTAAGGATTATACTTACAATAGATGGAGGCAATGTTTTTCCGATACCCTGGAATCCTCCTACAGTGGTCATCTCAACTACCATAAATAACTGGGATACCCCTAATATTCGTAGGTAATTAGCTCCTAAACTGACTATATAATCATCCTGTAAAAATATCCTGAATATAGGCTCTGGAAAGACTATCAGGATAAAACTTACAAAGACTCCTAAAACAGAGATTATCCCAATGGCATTGAAGTATCCTTTTTTTATTCGGTCATATTTTTTAGCTCCATAGTTTTGTCCTACAAAGGCAGCCAATGCTCCTTGGAACCCTCCTGCTGTAATCCATGAAATAGATTCTATCTGTACCCCTACTCTTTGGACAGCTATGGCATCTGCTCCCCAATTGGCTATAATCCTTGCGATAAATACAGAGAATCCTGTAAAAAGAATTCTTTGGGCAGCTATAGGAGTACCAATCTTTATAATATCTCTGGTTTTTTCCATATCATATATGAATCCACGAGTAAATATCTGGTAGTTTTTTCTAAGATAGATAAATAAAATAGTAGAAACTATTGTCTGGGCCAAGACTGTGGCTATGGCAGCTCCTACTACCCCCAATTTTGGAAATCCAAATAATCCAAAGATTAATATGGGGTCTAAGATAATATTTAAGATAAGCCCGATACTGGTTATTAAAAATGGTGTTTTACTGTCTCCATGACCATTGAATATTCGTGTGAAAACCAATGACAAAGAGGAGAAAAATATCCCGAAAGCTGTGATGGACATATAATCGACTGCCATCTTTTCAATTGCTGGATTATTTAATTTAAAAAATCCTATAAGCTGGTATCTGGAGATCAGAATCAAAACTATAAAGGCCGCAATAAGACCCATGGTATTGATGATAGATGTTTCGGCGTAGGAGTTTGCTTTTTTATAATTTTTTTCTCCTACAGACTGGGATGTTCTGATCCCTGTTCCTATAAAGATAAGGGCTGTTATTGCAAATCCGAATTTCAGGAAAAATCCAGCTGTACCAACAGCAGCTACAGCTCCATTTCCCAATCGTCCAATCCAAATCATATCTATCATATTATATGCCATCTGAATCAATGACATCCCCATGATAGGCAGGGAAAGAAGGGTCAATTTATAGAGAATATTCCCCTCGGTTAAATCATATTTTTTTTTCATATTTCCTCCAAACTGCCTCTCTATTTTCCTTATGAGGGGAATTTAGATGAGGGTCGTTAGTTATAAAAGTTTTTTGATGTAGTTGGTAGCCAAATCTTCACAGTTACTCAAAAGATCGATAGTTTTATCATCTGATATACGATAGTGGGAATAATTTCCTTCCTTTCTTTTGACAATCAGACCTGCATTGCTGAGAATTTTTAGATGCTGAGATAGATTTGCCTGTGTAAATTCAGTGTCATCTACTAATTTGCATACACAAAGTTCTCCATCTACTAATTTTTTTAAGATCTTTAATCTTAACGGGTGACCTAAAGCTTTGAATATTCGAGCTTGGAAATCAATGTTATTCATAAAATCCCTCCTTAAGTATTTAACTAAATAATTATTTGCTTATATATTAAGTTATTTTAATTATAAAAGCAAGGAATATTTATTAAATTAAATTTTAGATTTTATTGCATATAGAATAGATGTATAATAAACTGTTATTATCATAAAAAAAAGGGGTGCAGGAGATGAAAATAGCATTTGTATGTAACGGAAATTCCTTTAAATCTATCATAGGTGAAAGGTTTGGAAATGAATTTAATGATGGAACTTTTGAGATTTTTTCAGCAGGAACAAAGCCGGCTGAAAAACTAAATGAAGCAGGGAAGAAAATAATGGAATCCAAAGGTTATTCTATGGATGGTTATTTTCCTAAAGATATGGATACCTTACCTAAAAAATTAGATGTTTTGGTAAAGATGGGGTGTAATATAGATTGTCCGATCTATATGGCTGATAGAGTAGTAAATTTTGAATTAGAGGATGTAGATGACAAGGAAAGATGTATAGAGTTGATAGAGGTAAAAGTAAAGGAATTATTGGAAACTTTAAAAAGAGGGCGAAAAGCAGAGTCGGCAGCAAGCTGTTGAGGGGATATAAGAGATAATTCTGGAATTGAATTAAAGGAAGATAAAAAAATAAAAACTCCTATAGAGAAAAAGATGTATGAATATATCTGTTATTGTGACAAGGTAACCAAGGGAGACATAGTTACTGCTGTGTTTGGAGGAGCTAAAACTTTCAAGGAAGTAATACAAATAACAGGAGCTATGAAAAACTCTAATTGTGAGGAGAATAATCCAAAAGGTGTCTGTTGCAGTGCTGATATAATAGAACTGCTAAAAGAATACAGCTAAGATAAAGTCAACTAATAAAATGGTAAAATAAAGGTAAGATGAAAGTTGGGAAAGGGAAAATAAAGGGGTGTTAAAAATAACAGATATATAGTATAATGCCCTGTGAAATATAATAAATTTAAGGAGTGATTATTCAATGAATATCATGTTATTTGGAGCACCAGGTGCCGGTAAAGGTACGCAAGCAAAATTTCTAATAGAGAAATACGATATACCTCAAATCTCAACAGGAGATATTTTGAGAGCGGCTATAAAAGCTGGAACAGAGATGGGATTAGAAGCTAAGAAATTTATGGATGAGGGGAAGTTAGTACCAGATTCAACTATCATCGGAATAATAAGAGATAGATTAGCTGAAAAAGATTGTGCAGAAGGATTTATCTTAGATGGATTCCCTAGAACAATACCTCAGGCAGAGGCATTGGAAAAATTGATGGAGGATATGAAAATATCGTTGGATAGAGTAATATCTCTAAATGTACCTGATGAACTGATTGTAGATAGAATTACTGGAAGAAGAGTATGCCCTAAATGTGGAGCATCTTTCCATGTTGAATTTAATCCACCAAAATCTACAGATATCTGTGACTACTGTGGAGAAGCATTGATCATAAGAAAAGATGATACAGCTGAGACTGTTGTAAATAGATTGGCTTCATACCATGCTCAAACAGCACCATTATTTGACTTCTATACTACTAGAGGAGTAATGGCAGAAGTAGATGGAACAAAAGACGTTTCAGAAGTAAAGGAAGATATATTTAAAATATTAGGATAAAGTTATCTAAAAAAGGTGAGGTGGCTCACCTTTTTTATTAGGTAGCAATTAAGAGTTAATTCTCTTTTTATTATATTTAATTAAAATAAAGAGAGTGTAAGGAGGATAAGATGTCAATAACAATTAAAACAAGGGAAGAGATAGAAAAAATAAAGGCAGCAAACCAGATAATCGCTAGATTGTACAATGAAATATTACCTAGTAAGATAGTTCCAGGAGTATCAACAAATGAGCTCAATGTAATAATAGAGGATTATATCAGAAGCCAGGGAGCTATTCCTGCAACTATAGGTGTAGGAGGACCGCAAAATGCTTACCCGGCAGGTTCTTGTTTATCTGTAAATGAAGAGGTAGTACATGGGATTCCCGGGAACAGGATCTTACAGGAAGGAGATATAATCAGTGTCGATACTGTAACTAACCTAGATGGTTACTATGGAGATTCGGCTATTACATTTCCTGTAGGAGAGATCGATGAGGAATCAAAGAGATTATTAGAAGTAACAAAGGAAGCTCTGGAAATAGGTATAGAGCAATGCTATGCTGGGAACAGATTAGGAGATTTAGGAAATGCAATAGAAGCTCATGTAAAGAAAAATAAATTTACAGTGGTAAGAGACTTTTGCGGGCACGGAGTAGGACATGCTATGCATGAAGATCCTATGGTAATGAACTTTGGAAGAAAAGGCAGAGGGATAAAACTAGAAGAAGGAATGGTGATCGCTATAGAGCCTATGGTGAATTCGGGGTCTTATAAGGTAGGAATTCTAGATGATGGTTGGACAGCTGTAACTAGAGATGGAAAAAGAAGTGCACACTTCGAACATTCAGTGGCTATTGTAGATGGAAAACCACTAGTTTTAAGTAGATATGAAAAATAAAATTTTGATTATAAATATTAGATCTAACCTAGTAAAATAGAGTTTTTGAACAATATAGCAACAGAACTGTAGAACAATACTTTTATCTTTGTTGAAAACTAAAAAAAATAGAGCAAAACAAAAATAAAAAGTAGACTTCTTGTGTGACTTATGATATAATAATTCGGTATTAACAATAAGTTTCGAGGAGGAAGTATGGCGAAACAAGACGTAATAGAATTAGAAGGAGTAATACTTGAAACGTTACCTAATGCTATGTTTAAAGTAGAATTAGAGAACGGACATGTGATTTTAGGTCACATATCAGGAAAGATGAGAATGCATTACATTAGAATCTTGCCTGGAGATAAGGTATTAGTTCAAGTTTCACCTTATGATTTATCAAGAGGGAGAATTGTTTACAGAAAAAAATAATTTTTTTGTGAGAGGAGGTTTCAAATGAAAGTAAGAGCATCAGTAAAGCCTATTTGCGATAAGTGTAAAGTTATTAAAAGACACGGAAAGATCAGAGTAATCTGTAAATCTAATCCTAAGCACAAGCAAGTTCAAGGGTAATTGAAAGCAACACACATTTGAAAAACGCGTACTGTAAAGATATGTTGACCCGTAGGGGCGGTACTTTTGGGTGAAAATTCGGAGTAATCAAAAGGCATGTCGAGGAAAGTGTTTAGCTGGTTATTATACCAAGCGATATATAAAGTAAACGAGGAGGAAAATACGTGGCAAGAGTAGCAGGAGTAGATATCCCTAGAAATAAGAGAATCGTAATCGCATTAACTTATGTCTTTGGAATCGGACAAACAACTTCAGAAAGAGTTTTAACAGAAGCTGGAATCAGTTTTGATGTTAGAGTTAAAGATATGACTGAAGAAGAATTAAACAAGATCAGAGCTATAGTTGACGGAATTAAAGTTGAGGGTGACTTAAGAAAAGACATCAGACTTGATATCAAGAGATTATTAGACATCAGATGTTACAGAGGTTCTAGACATAGAGCAAACTTACCTGTAAGAGGGCAAAAGTCTAAAACTAATGCAAGAACTGTTAAAGGACCAAAGAAAGCAGTTAATAAGAAATAATAATAATAATAAATCTAATTATATAGAAAAATTTAAGTAAGGAGGAGTTAACTTGGCTAAGAAAAGAGGCGCAGTTAAGACTAAGAAGAAATTAAAGAATATTCCTTTAGGAATAGCTCATATACATTCAACTTTTAACAACACTATCATCGCTATCACAGATACTGAAGGAAGAGTTGTAGCTTGGAAATCTGGAGGAACTTCAGGATTCAAGAACACTAAAAAAGGAACTCCATTCGCAGCTCAAATAGCAGCGGAAGAAGTAGCTAAAGCAGCTATGGAGCATGGAATGAAAAAGGTAGAAGTAAGAGTGAAGGGACCTGGTTCTGGAAGAGAAGCTACTATCAGATCATTACAAGCAGCTGGATTAGAAGTATCAAAAATTGTTGATGCTACACCAGTTCCACATAATGGATGTAGACCACCTAAAAAGAGAAGAGTGTAGTTCACTTATTCAAAATTATCGTAGATAAAACGAATTCTGATTATCGGAGTTAAAATAAGAAATAAAGGAGGATATAGGTCAATGGCAATTAATAGACAGCCTGTATTAAAGAGATGTAGAGCTCTTGGATTGGATCCAATAGTTTTAGGTATAAATAAAAAATCAAACAGAGGTCCTAGACCAAATGCAAATCAAAAACCAACTGAATATGCTATTCAATTAAGAGAGAAGCAAAAAGCGAAATTCGTATATGCTGTAATGGAAAAGCAATTCAGAAAGTTATATGAAGAAGCATCAAGAAAAGACGGAGTAACTGGTCTTAACTTAATTCAATATTTAGAGAGAAGATTAGAAAATGTAGTATACAGAATGGGGTTTGTTTCAACTAGAAGACAAGCTAGACAAGTTGTATCTCATGGACATGTTTCTGTAAATGGAAGAAAAGTAAATATCGCGTCTTACAGAGTAAAAGCTGGAGATGTTGTAGCAGTTATAGAAAATTCAAAAAATGTTGAGCTTATCAAATCTGCAATTGAGGAAGCTAACGCTCCTTCATGGATTGAATTAGATAAAGCTAACTTTGCTGGAAAAATCTTACAAAACCCTACAAAAGACGATATGGACTTCGAATTAAATGAAGCATTAATCGTAGAATTCTACTCAAGATAATAAGTTTTGAGAGCACAAAATTTTATGTAGGAGTGATTCAATGTTAAAGATCGAAAAATTAGCAAGAAATATAAACATTACAGAAGAAAAAACTAGTGAATTTGGTGGAAGCTATGTAGTGGAGCCATTATATAGAGGGTATGGAAATACGATTGGTAATGCACTTAGAAGAGTGTTATTATCATCTATTCCAGGAACAGCTATTAAAGGTGTAAGAATTGACGGTGTTTTAAATGAATTTTCTACTATGGAAGGCGTTAAAGAAGCTGTAACTGATATTGTCCTTAATGTTAAGGAGATTATCGTTAAAGCCGATGAGCCTGGTGAGAAAAAAATGACATTATCAATTGAAGGACCAAGAGTTGTTACAGCTGCTGACATCATTCCTGATGCTGGTATCGAAGTAATAAATCCTGATCATATTATCTGTACAGTTACTACTGACAGAAAAGTAGATATGGAATTTATTGTTGATACTGGAGAAGGTTTTGTAGTTGCAGATGAGATCGACAATACAGACTGGTCTGTAGAGTATATCGCAGTTGATGCAATATATACTCCAATCAAAAAAGTTTCTTATGCTGTAGAAGATACTATGGTAGGAAGACAAACTGATTTTGATAAATTAACATTAAATGTTGCAACTGATGGAAGTGTTGAAATCAGAGATGCAATTTCATATGCAGTTGAGCTTTTAAGTTTCCACTTAAACCCATTCTTAGAGATTGGTGACAGAATGGATAGCTTAAGAGACCAAGATGAAGAAGAATTAAATGATGAGCCTGCAACAGCTGTTGTTGAAAACAATGTAGCGGGAACTAAAATTGAGGAGTTAGATCTTACTGTAAGATCATTCAATTGTCTTAAAAAGGCTGGAATTGAAGATGTTGGTCAACTTTCTGAGATGGGATTAACTGAATTGTTAAAGATCAAGAACTTAGGAAGAAAATCATTAGATGAAATTTTAGACAAAATGAGAGAATTAGGATTTGACTTACAGGGTAACAATACCTCTAATTAATCTTATAAGCAAAGGAGGCTAGCTTAAAAATGAATCATAATAAATCATATAGAAAGTTAGGTAGAAGATCAGACCATAGAAAAGCTATGTTAATGAACTTAACTATCTCTTTAATAAATGAAGAAAGAATAGAAACAACTGTAACTAGAGCAAAGGAATTAAGAAAGTTTGCTGAAAGAATGGTTACTTTAGGTAAAAAAGGAGACTTAGCGTCAAGAAGAAGAGCACTTGCATTCTTAAGAGACAAAGATACTGTAGCAAAGTTATTTGCTGAAGTAGCTCCTAAGTACACTGAAAGAAATGGTGGATATACTAGAATTATGAAAACTGCTATCAGAAGAGGAGACTCTTCACAAATGGCAATAATCGAATTAGTATAATTCAATTATAAATAGTTAGATCACTATGTGATCTAACTATTTTTTTATCTCTAAAAATATTAAGAAATAAAAAAGGAGAAGCAGTCAGCTTCTCCTTTACTATTTTTTTGAAAATTTATGATTTACTATGAGTGCTCCAAAGACACATCCCATTCCGATAAATGAGATAAGGTTAGGAGATTCATTGGGTAGGATACTCCAGCTGATGATAGCTCCCGACACAGGAACAAAAAACTTAAACATATTCAGTTCAGATACTTTAACTCCATCTACCTGTATCAAGAAGAACCAGATAGAGAAAGCAACAGCTGAGACCAATGCCAGCCAAACTAAAGCTATATAAAAATTAACTGGCTGATTCAGTTGAATTTCCCCTTCAAAAACTCTTCCCATACCTAGGAGGATAAGTCCCCCCCACAGCATTTGGTTGGTAGTTAAAAATACTCCTGAAATTCCTTTTTTTATCTGAGCTACCTTTATATTGGCAAAACTAGTCAGAGTAGAATTAGCCAGAAGCAGAAGGAT
Encoded here:
- the map gene encoding type I methionyl aminopeptidase; the encoded protein is MSITIKTREEIEKIKAANQIIARLYNEILPSKIVPGVSTNELNVIIEDYIRSQGAIPATIGVGGPQNAYPAGSCLSVNEEVVHGIPGNRILQEGDIISVDTVTNLDGYYGDSAITFPVGEIDEESKRLLEVTKEALEIGIEQCYAGNRLGDLGNAIEAHVKKNKFTVVRDFCGHGVGHAMHEDPMVMNFGRKGRGIKLEEGMVIAIEPMVNSGSYKVGILDDGWTAVTRDGKRSAHFEHSVAIVDGKPLVLSRYEK
- the infA gene encoding translation initiation factor IF-1; amino-acid sequence: MAKQDVIELEGVILETLPNAMFKVELENGHVILGHISGKMRMHYIRILPGDKVLVQVSPYDLSRGRIVYRKK
- the rpmJ gene encoding 50S ribosomal protein L36; translation: MKVRASVKPICDKCKVIKRHGKIRVICKSNPKHKQVQG
- the rpsM gene encoding 30S ribosomal protein S13, whose amino-acid sequence is MARVAGVDIPRNKRIVIALTYVFGIGQTTSERVLTEAGISFDVRVKDMTEEELNKIRAIVDGIKVEGDLRKDIRLDIKRLLDIRCYRGSRHRANLPVRGQKSKTNARTVKGPKKAVNKK
- the rpsK gene encoding 30S ribosomal protein S11; amino-acid sequence: MAKKRGAVKTKKKLKNIPLGIAHIHSTFNNTIIAITDTEGRVVAWKSGGTSGFKNTKKGTPFAAQIAAEEVAKAAMEHGMKKVEVRVKGPGSGREATIRSLQAAGLEVSKIVDATPVPHNGCRPPKKRRV
- the rpsD gene encoding 30S ribosomal protein S4, with product MAINRQPVLKRCRALGLDPIVLGINKKSNRGPRPNANQKPTEYAIQLREKQKAKFVYAVMEKQFRKLYEEASRKDGVTGLNLIQYLERRLENVVYRMGFVSTRRQARQVVSHGHVSVNGRKVNIASYRVKAGDVVAVIENSKNVELIKSAIEEANAPSWIELDKANFAGKILQNPTKDDMDFELNEALIVEFYSR
- a CDS encoding DNA-directed RNA polymerase subunit alpha, with amino-acid sequence MLKIEKLARNINITEEKTSEFGGSYVVEPLYRGYGNTIGNALRRVLLSSIPGTAIKGVRIDGVLNEFSTMEGVKEAVTDIVLNVKEIIVKADEPGEKKMTLSIEGPRVVTAADIIPDAGIEVINPDHIICTVTTDRKVDMEFIVDTGEGFVVADEIDNTDWSVEYIAVDAIYTPIKKVSYAVEDTMVGRQTDFDKLTLNVATDGSVEIRDAISYAVELLSFHLNPFLEIGDRMDSLRDQDEEELNDEPATAVVENNVAGTKIEELDLTVRSFNCLKKAGIEDVGQLSEMGLTELLKIKNLGRKSLDEILDKMRELGFDLQGNNTSN
- the rplQ gene encoding 50S ribosomal protein L17, with protein sequence MNHNKSYRKLGRRSDHRKAMLMNLTISLINEERIETTVTRAKELRKFAERMVTLGKKGDLASRRRALAFLRDKDTVAKLFAEVAPKYTERNGGYTRIMKTAIRRGDSSQMAIIELV